A single window of Cellulomonas sp. NTE-D12 DNA harbors:
- a CDS encoding DMT family transporter, protein MLTTRSRSAVDAVLLGVALAWGSSYLVAKELTTVAPVLVVLTLRYVISAVALGAVCLVRRVPSPRGRQLRVGVLLGCTQAAVLTLETFGVAATSATNAGLIISLTIVFTPFLESLWSRAWLPLPFFVAAVLAVLGVALLVSGHGFRAPTVGDVLMLAAAAVRAVHVTLIGRLTSGRPHSSLSLTTVQAVVGTVLLGAAAGDRLASTVPHLSFVGWSRLAYLALACSVFAFLAQTWAIRRTSASRASLLLGTEPVWAVAVGVSLGGEPLTALGVVGAALVIASTSWGQQVERRHRLAVGTPAPPSCSPATVDRAARERDAGRLWAPPVRRIT, encoded by the coding sequence GTGCTCACCACTCGGTCCCGCTCCGCCGTCGACGCGGTGCTCCTCGGCGTCGCGCTCGCCTGGGGCAGCAGCTATCTGGTCGCGAAGGAGCTGACCACGGTCGCCCCGGTGCTCGTCGTCCTGACGCTGCGCTACGTGATCTCGGCCGTCGCGCTCGGGGCGGTGTGCCTGGTGCGACGGGTGCCGTCCCCGCGGGGCCGGCAGCTGCGCGTCGGTGTGCTGCTGGGCTGTACCCAGGCGGCGGTGCTCACCCTGGAGACGTTCGGCGTCGCGGCGACGTCGGCGACCAACGCCGGCCTGATCATCAGCCTGACCATCGTCTTCACCCCGTTCCTCGAGAGCCTCTGGTCGCGCGCCTGGCTGCCTCTGCCGTTCTTCGTCGCCGCGGTCCTCGCCGTGCTGGGCGTGGCGCTGCTGGTGTCCGGTCACGGCTTCCGGGCTCCGACGGTGGGCGACGTGCTGATGCTCGCCGCCGCGGCGGTCCGCGCCGTGCACGTCACCCTGATCGGTCGGCTCACCAGCGGCCGGCCGCACAGCTCGCTGTCGCTCACCACGGTGCAGGCGGTGGTGGGCACCGTGCTGCTCGGCGCTGCCGCCGGTGACCGGCTCGCCTCGACCGTGCCGCACCTGTCGTTCGTCGGCTGGAGCCGGTTGGCCTACCTCGCGCTGGCCTGCAGCGTGTTCGCCTTCCTCGCCCAGACGTGGGCCATCCGGCGCACGTCGGCCAGCCGGGCCAGCCTGCTGCTGGGGACCGAACCGGTCTGGGCCGTCGCGGTCGGCGTCAGTCTCGGCGGCGAGCCGTTGACGGCTCTCGGCGTCGTCGGGGCGGCCCTGGTCATCGCGTCCACCTCCTGGGGCCAGCAGGTCGAACGTCGTCATCGGCTCGCCGTCGGGACGCCGGCCCCACCCTCGTGCTCGCCGGCGACGGTTGACCGCGCTGCCCGCGAGCGGGATGCCGGCCGTCTCTGGGCGCCCCCTGTGCGGAGGATCACGTGA
- a CDS encoding hemolysin family protein, with the protein MTTEIWTDIALVLLFIGIGGLFSGTELALVSLRESQLVQLDKQGGRGARVARVARNPNRFLAAVQIGVTVAGFFSAAFGASTLAPHVSPVLVRWGLSQGAADTVGLIALTLVIAYLSLVLGELVPKRLAMQRPAKVATAVGSAVDRLAWVMTPVIWLLSVSTNGVVRLLGQDPRAKGEAVTDEELRDLVATHPDLPEDERRLIDDVFDAGDRLLVEAMRPRGEVRFLSAAQSAVDAAAEVRQLPYSRYPVTGTDFDDVVGFVHVRDLLAAVADLAVDLGDGVRDEPEATVGDVARPIPSLPGTNKVLPTLSSMRRTGTHIALVVDEYGGTDGIVTLEDLLEELVGDIVDEHDVKPETSGTGSDVDARLTLEEFADRTGVLLHDGPYETVAGYVLSRLGRMAAIGDRVPVETVRSGLTNATLQVTAVDGHRVAAVRLDPEGDPTVLQGRVSGSAADRDQPPATD; encoded by the coding sequence GTGACCACCGAGATCTGGACAGACATCGCCCTGGTCCTCCTGTTCATCGGCATCGGAGGGCTGTTCTCCGGCACGGAGCTCGCGCTGGTGTCCCTGCGCGAGAGCCAGCTGGTGCAGCTGGACAAGCAGGGCGGCCGCGGCGCCCGCGTCGCACGGGTGGCGCGCAACCCCAACCGGTTCCTCGCGGCGGTGCAGATCGGCGTCACGGTGGCCGGCTTCTTCTCGGCGGCGTTCGGCGCGTCGACGCTGGCGCCGCACGTCTCGCCTGTGCTGGTTCGCTGGGGGCTGTCCCAGGGTGCCGCGGACACGGTGGGGCTGATCGCGCTGACCCTGGTGATCGCGTACCTGTCCCTGGTGCTCGGCGAGCTGGTGCCGAAGCGGCTGGCGATGCAGCGGCCGGCGAAGGTCGCCACCGCGGTGGGCTCGGCGGTCGACCGCCTCGCGTGGGTGATGACACCGGTGATCTGGCTGCTGTCCGTGTCCACCAACGGTGTGGTGCGACTGCTCGGCCAGGACCCGAGGGCCAAGGGCGAGGCGGTGACGGACGAGGAGCTGCGCGACCTCGTCGCCACGCACCCGGACCTGCCCGAGGACGAGCGCCGGCTGATCGACGACGTGTTCGACGCGGGTGACCGGCTGCTGGTCGAGGCGATGCGTCCGCGCGGCGAGGTGCGGTTCCTGTCCGCCGCGCAGTCGGCCGTCGACGCGGCGGCGGAGGTGCGGCAGCTGCCCTACTCCCGCTACCCGGTCACGGGGACCGACTTCGACGACGTGGTCGGCTTCGTGCACGTGCGGGACCTGCTCGCGGCCGTGGCGGACCTCGCGGTGGACCTGGGCGACGGGGTGCGTGACGAGCCGGAGGCCACCGTCGGCGACGTCGCCCGGCCCATCCCGTCGCTGCCCGGCACCAACAAGGTGCTGCCGACCCTGTCCAGCATGCGTCGGACGGGTACCCACATCGCCCTGGTCGTGGACGAGTACGGCGGCACGGACGGCATCGTCACCCTGGAGGACCTGCTCGAGGAGCTGGTCGGCGACATCGTCGACGAGCACGACGTGAAGCCGGAGACGAGCGGCACGGGGTCCGACGTGGACGCGCGGCTGACCCTCGAGGAGTTCGCCGACCGGACCGGCGTGCTGCTGCACGACGGTCCGTACGAGACGGTCGCGGGCTACGTGCTGTCGCGGCTCGGCCGCATGGCGGCGATCGGCGACCGCGTGCCGGTGGAGACGGTGCGCTCGGGGCTGACCAACGCCACGCTGCAGGTCACCGCGGTGGACGGGCACCGCGTGGCGGCCGTGCGGCTCGACCCGGAGGGTGATCCCACCGTGCTGCAGGGCCGGGTGTCGGGCTCCGCCGCCGACCGCGACCAGCCGCCGGCGACCGACTGA
- a CDS encoding LysR family transcriptional regulator, whose protein sequence is MDPRQLAVLRELGDRGSVTAVAAALFVTPSAVSQQLAALQRSTPVPLTERRGRTLVLTDAGHALATAAADVATALARAERAVDGHLTDPCGTVRVAAFHSAAATLFPRLLQAGGDAVLELADQDVEQARFSALTADHDIVIAHRPDHGPPWPAGTSVTPLLHEPLDVALPVGHPLAGRADLSVADVGGEPWIAVQSGYPLLGSLEAIAAAAGRPAQLRHRINDFTVAAAVVAAGGGIALMPRYTAPVRPGVVLRPLRDLHVARRVDALVRPERALRTSVINTLGVVQDIARRLTEAVDAAVTA, encoded by the coding sequence ATGGACCCGCGACAGCTGGCCGTACTCCGGGAGCTCGGCGACCGCGGCAGCGTGACGGCGGTCGCCGCAGCGCTGTTCGTCACCCCGTCGGCCGTGTCCCAGCAGCTGGCCGCGCTGCAGCGCAGCACGCCCGTTCCGTTGACCGAACGGCGGGGGCGCACGCTCGTCCTGACGGACGCGGGCCACGCCCTCGCGACCGCTGCGGCCGACGTGGCCACCGCCCTGGCCCGCGCCGAGCGCGCCGTCGACGGGCACCTGACCGACCCCTGCGGCACCGTGCGGGTCGCGGCCTTCCACAGCGCTGCCGCCACCTTGTTCCCGCGACTGCTCCAGGCCGGCGGGGACGCCGTCCTCGAGCTCGCCGACCAGGACGTGGAGCAGGCCCGTTTCTCCGCTCTCACCGCGGACCACGACATCGTCATCGCGCACCGGCCCGACCACGGCCCACCGTGGCCGGCCGGTACGTCGGTGACCCCGCTGCTGCACGAGCCCCTCGACGTCGCCCTCCCGGTGGGACATCCGCTCGCCGGCCGAGCCGACCTGTCGGTGGCGGACGTCGGCGGCGAGCCGTGGATCGCCGTGCAGAGCGGCTACCCGCTGCTCGGGTCCCTCGAGGCGATCGCCGCCGCCGCGGGCCGGCCGGCGCAGCTCCGCCACCGGATCAACGACTTCACCGTCGCGGCCGCCGTCGTCGCAGCCGGAGGCGGCATCGCGCTGATGCCCCGCTACACCGCACCGGTCCGGCCCGGCGTTGTGCTCCGTCCGCTGCGCGACCTGCACGTCGCCCGGCGCGTGGACGCCCTGGTGCGACCGGAACGCGCCCTGCGCACCTCGGTGATCAACACCCTCGGCGTGGTCCAGGACATCGCACGCCGGCTGACCGAGGCCGTCGACGCGGCCGTGACGGCCTAG